Proteins encoded within one genomic window of Sorex araneus isolate mSorAra2 chromosome 9, mSorAra2.pri, whole genome shotgun sequence:
- the TRAFD1 gene encoding TRAF-type zinc finger domain-containing protein 1 produces the protein MAEFLDDPDTRLCDNCKREIPVFNFTIHEIHCQRNIGVCPVCKEPCPKSEMEAHMAADHCQVTCKCSRKLEKRQLKQHEEAECPLRPARCQHCELELAVVRLQEHEEYCGARTELCGACGRNVLVKDLKAHPAVCGQAGEAKRAEAPPSPDTYDAPWAQDGIWIASQLLRQIEALDPPTRLSRRPLRDFESDLFHGGTPERRDVGSQFPGHSGRLEEQERQERNGSRQPPGVGGEDSSNLDYMLALSLQSEGQLPSVAEQGFWRAVCEVGQSRAGPSAPGSDAGADVETMLPCEFCEELYPEELLIDHQTSCNPSCSLPPLTVGSPSPRGVEDPDVIFQKLLQEAASNQLDSLMGLKSPGPAEDSVIIPCEFCGVQLEEEVLFHHQDQCDQRPVTANHHVMEAIPRQESRPPATSPELPKRRLRHQGDLSFGYVDNTKQAKGPAHPLAPGSPLGSLVPPCGQLAAAAPSSRPACQLSPPRVLKLSNLAGQDPRGRSRSSLSGAPAPGHSPALHSARTLYPENLAPSFPRGPAGRFGASGRSARVAAAPASYRRAAKAKPPKQPGAGGAGEEE, from the exons ATGGCCGAGTTTCTGGATGACCCGGACACGCGACTCTGTGACAACTG CAAGAGAGAGATCCCCGTGTTTAATTTCACCATCCACGAGATCCACTGTCAGAGGAACATCGGCGTGTGTCCCGTCTGCAAGGAGCCATGTCCCAAATCGGAGATGGAGGCGCACATGGCCGCAGACCACTGCCAG GTCACCTGCAAGTGCAGCAGGAAGTTGGAGAAGAGGCAGCTGAAGCAGCATGAG GAGGCCGAGTGCCCGCTGCGGCCGGCCCGGTGCCAGCACTGCGAGCTGGAGCTGGCCGTGGTGAGGCTGCAGGAGCACGAGGAGTACTGTGGCGCCCGCACCGAGCTCTGCGGCGCCTGCGGCCGCAACGTCCTGGTCAAAGACCTCAAGGCCCACCCCGCGGTCTGCGGCCAGGCCGGGGAGGCCAAGCGGGCCGAGGCGCCCCCGTCTCCCGACACCTACGACGCGCCCTGGGCCCAGGACGGAATCTGGATCGCGTCCCAGCTCCTCAGACAGATCGAGGCCCTGGACCCCCCCACCCGGCTCTCCCGGCGGCCCCTGAGGGACTTCGAGTCGGACCTTTTCCACGGCGGGACCCCCGAGCGAAGGGACGTGGGGTCCCAGTTTCCGGGGCACAGCGGCCGAC tggaaGAACAAGAAAGGCAGGAAAGAAACGGAAGCAGACAGCCCCCCGGCGTGGGCGGAGAAGACAGCTCGAACCTGGACTACATGCTGGCTCTGAGCCTGCAGAGCGAGGGCCAGCTGCCCAGTGTGGCCGAGCAGGGCTTCTGGAGGGCCGTGTGCGAGGTGGGCCAGTCCCGGGCCGGGCCCAGTGCCCCAGGCAGCGATGCAG GTGCGGACGTGGAGACCATGCTGCCCTGCGAGTTCTGTGAGGAGCTGTACCCGGAGGAGCTGCTCATCGACCATCAG ACAAGCTGTAACCCTTCATGTTCCTTACCCCCGCTCACGGTGGGCAGCCCTTCCCCTCGAGGGGTAGAGGACCCAGATGTcatcttccagaagcttctgcagGAGGCCGCAAGTAACCAGCTGGACTCTCTGATGGGGTTGAAGAGCCCGGGCCCGGCAGAGGACAGCGTCATCATCCCGTGTGAATTCTGTGGGGTCcagctggaggaggaggtgctgtTCCACCACCAG GACCAGTGTGACCAAAGGCCAGTCACAGCAAACCACCACGTGATGGAGGCGATTCCCAGACAGGAGTCGCGACCTCCAGCCACCTCGCCGGAGCTGCCCAAGAGACGCCTCCGACACCAGG GTGACCTGTCTTTCGGCTACGTGGACAACACGAAGCAGGCGAAGGGGCCCGCCCACCCTCTGGCCCCTGGCAGCCCCCTGGGCAGTCTGGTGCCTCCCTGCGGCCAGCTGGCGGCCGCCGCGCCCAGCTCCCGGCCCGCGTGCCAGCTCAGCCCGCCCCGGGTGCTGAAGCTCAGCAACCTGGCTGGCCAGGACCCCCGGGGGCGCAGTCGGAGCAGCCTCAGCGGGGCCCCGGCCCCCGGGCACAGCCCGGCCCTGCACTCCGCTCGGACCCTCTACCCTGAAAACctggctccctccttccctcgtGGGCCGGCGGGGAGATTCGGAGCAAG TGGCAGGAGCGCCCGGGTCGCCGCCGCCCCTGCCAGCTACCGCAGGGCTGCCAAG GCCAAACCCCCTAAGCAGCCGGGAGCCGGGGGTGCCGGGGAAGAGGAGTGA